TTGCGCCGCCAGCCGCGTCGCGACCCGGCCGTGCGCGCCGCCAGGCCCCAGGCGCGTGGGGCGGGTGTGCGACCCCTCTTCACCGTGCGCTGGTCCACTGCGTGGTGCCTCTGGACGGTGCAGCACTTTCCGAAGCTCGGCGCGTTTCCGCTGTTGCCGACCGGATCCGACATTGCCGCTTCCCTCTACATTGCCTCCAGCCATCACCGCGGGGCTCGGTGGgcctccgtcagggcggcgccgGAGGATGGCTCAAGCAGCGAGGTTTGCCTTTGCCATCGCCCCTTCTTATGGGCCGCAGTGGCCGTCGCGACTGCCAGATCCCAGCTCTGCAGAGCACTCCCGTGGCGAGGTCGAGCCGCCCGCAACGGCCACTGTCGCGACCGCTTGGTCTCGGCGCACGCCACTGGCTATCTCGAGCCGCCATTCGTCAGCCTCACCCATGTGCATCTTCCTGGTGCACGGAGCTCGAGCGGGGAGCGTCGGCTCGCTTCCACGGGCGTGGCTTTGAGGGAAGAGGCGGCGACGGTCGCTGATGCGAGCGGCGGCCTCGCCGAGGTGCAGACCGCCCCGCTGCCCGTGTGGCCGTCAGGCGCCGTCGCCTCGCAGCTCGCATGCCCTCCGCTTGCGGCACCTAGCCCCGCTGCCACAACGCCCGCGCGACCGCCAGCAGCGTCCACCCCGCCGTTGGGGTTCCTCGATCCGGCGTAGCGTGGGCTCTTCAGGAGCTCCTGCTGCCAGATCAGGCGGATATGCGCGGGGCAACGACATGCAGAAAGACGTGGGTTTGGGAATCGGGAGCGTGGAGGGAAATAATAATTTTTCTCGCATCTCACTCTATCTCCTCCACATAAAAATTATCGTGTGACATTAAATAAGACAAACTATAAGGTTGTTTATCTGTAGGAACATGTTTACCTGCGTGGGACGACTTAGGTGATTTAAAGGCCACTGCACATAATTATATTGCCTGGTCAATGAAAACAAGAAGAATGTGAAAACTCATAAAACATGATGCAGGTGCTTTTGGATTAATAGAATTAGGATACACATGTACATTAAAAAAACTCATGATTTATGgatgtttttttacaatttattAAAACAAACAAGTTGCATCATTTTCCGTTTCCAGCCTCCGATTCAATCATTTCAAAAGGAACCCCGGGAACTAGATTGCGTGCAATCATTTCAAAAGAACCCCCAGGTGAGAAGCGATGTTACCAATTGTTAGGGAAGAATGATCAAAACATTATCCATCGCATTGACTAGGGTTACACATATAGAATGTATGGGTCAAATGGGCCATGAGGCCTACATGGGCCagaaagagaaaagggaaagaaacttatctctctctatatatattaACACCCCCCTCAAACTAAAGGTGGCTGAGAAGTATGTGAATCAGACACACTTAGTTTGAGTATATGAAACTGATGTTGATCCCTAGTCTGAGCCTTGGTGAAGAAATCAGCAAGCTGAAGTTCAAAGGGCGTGTATTGAAGATCAACAGTGGACTGTTGGCAATGAGATCGTATGAAGGAGGCATCAACACCAATATGCTTTGTGAGCTCATGCTTGACTAGATTGTTGGCAATTTGAATAGCACTAGTGTTGTCACAGCGGAGAATGGTAGGGTCAGCATAAGTAACCCCAAAATCAGCCAACAGCCAACGAAGCCAAATAATTTCTGCAGTTATTGTGGCAAGAGCTCTTAGTTCAGCTTCAGCACTATATCGAGAAACTGCAGTTTGTCGCTTGGACTTCCATGCAATTGGCGAGCCACTAAGGAAAATACAGTAACCAGTAATAGATTGACGATCAACATGATCACTGGCCCAAGTAGCATCAGAATAAGTATGAAGCATGGGTTGACTTGATGCGGCATAAAAGAGTCGATGGGAGATTGTCCCCCGCAGGTACCGAAGAACCCGAAGTAAATGAGCATAGTGAACTGTGGTAGGTGCGCTCACAAATTGACTCAAAATGTGAACGGCATAGGCAATATCCGGTCCGGTAGCAGTGAGGTAGACAAGACTACCAACAAGATGGCGGTACCTTGTCGGATCAGCAAGAGTAGAACCATCCGATGACTTCAAGTGAAGATGAAGTTCCATAGGCGTTGCAGCACTCTGAGCATCTGTGAGACCAAAACGAGCAAATAGGTCTTGAATATATTTGGACTGAGAGAGATAGTAGCCAGCAGCAGTTGAATCAATCTTAATGCCTAGAAAGTAGCTTAGAGAGCCCAAGTTAGGCATCATGAACTGGTCACATAGGTGCTCTTTAACAAAAGCAATATACTCTTGATCATCTCCAGTGATCAACATATCATCAATATAAAGTAGAATTAAAGTGCGGCCACGCGGAGAGGTGTGAACAAATAGAGCGGGATCATGGTTGCTAGGAGTGAAACCAGCAGCAGTGACAACTAAACTGAACCGCTCAAACCAAGCACGTGGTGcttgcttgaggccataaagaGCAGACTGAAGATGACAAATATATCCAGGAGGAAGCTCAACCCCCGGTGGCGGATGTATAGAAACATCCTCTTGCAGATCGCTATGAAGAAAGGCATTCTTAACATCCATTTGGGAGATGGTCCATGAACGAGTGGCAGCTACAGCAATAAGAGTACGAACCGTAGTCATATGAGCAATGGGAGCAAAAGTTTCCTCATAATCATGACCATAGGACTGTTGGAAACCCCGAGCAACAAGACGAGCTTTGTACCTCTCAATAGAGCCATCAGCTTTGGTCTTAACCTTGTATACCCACTTGCAGGTGATGGGATTGACACCATGAGGCAATGGAACAACCTCCCAGGTATTCGTGCATTGTAAAGCAAGAAGTTTAGCCGATATGGCATCTTGCCAAATAGGGATGTTAACAGCTTTCTGATAAGAGGAAGGCTCACAAATAGCACCAACTTTGGGAAATCCATATCTATGAGGGACAGGAAGAGTAGAACGATCCCTAAGGTTATAAGGTGGTGAAGAAGGTGGTGTGTTTACAAGAGAGGAAGGATCATCTAAGGTAGGGCTGGAGGTAGGAGAATGAACATGTGAACGACGATGAtagtgaaaaggaaaaggagtaACAGATGAAGGTGGTGGTTGTGATGGTGGACTGGACAACATAGGTGGAAGTGTTGGATTATGAGGTGCTGTTGGGATATGTGTAAGGTCAGTGGAGTTAGAAGGAAGAGATGGAATCATGTCAGGAGAGGAATTTTGTGGAGAAACAGAGATATCTTATGGGAACTGAGgtactgctgctgcttgtgtGCTGGATGAAGGTGTAGGTGTTCCACGGCGGGAGCTAGCACGCTTTCTCATTTCAACTAGAAGGTGAGGATACTTCTTGAAGCACCGCACATCAGGATGATTAGTCCTGCCACAGTGGCTGCAAGAAGTCTTTTGAGAGGTGGCCGCTGCTGCAACTTGAACAGACATAGAAGGAGTAGCAAGCACTGAATGTTGAGACACCGGTGAAATTGCAGACATCGTCTTAAGACGCGTCTCCTCAGCCATGAGAGCAGATAATGCCTCGGCCAGTGTAGGAAGTGTAGTTCTCCCCAAAAGCTGAACTCGAATAGGTTCAAACTCAGACCGCAGTCCCATGACAAAGTCAAACATAGTATTTTGCTGATCATAAGTCCAAGATGGAGCACAAGTCGTGCATGAGGAAGAACACTTGGGTACCATGGAGTCAAGCTGGGTGATAGCTTCGTGAAGGCAATGTAATATTCTTCAATTGACATGTCCTGTTACTGGAGATGATGAAGATTCTGGCGAAGTGAATAGCGAAGAGCTGAGCTACTTTGTTGATAGCGACCTTTCAGGTAGTCCCACATTGCTTTTGTAGTATTGTGATCCTCAAGATAGGAGCGAATGCTCAGATCAATACTCATGCAGATAGTTGCCATCACACGGTCGTCTTCAAGGCTCCAAGCTTTGACCTCTTTATCATTAGCAGTTGTAGTTGCTGGTGGATTATCAGTGAGATGGGAGTAAAGGCCAATAGATCGTAGCAGCATCTTGAGAGAGAAGGCCCAATCTCTGTAATTGGAGCCATTGAGCTTCACATCCATGACAGGTGCACCGAAGAAGATGGGCGCAAGGGTGCTGGAAGGAGAGGGGAGGATCCCATGGTAGCAGCAGGAGGCACAGCAGCATGAACACACCTGATGCCGTTTGGACCAAGAGAAGGTGCGAAGCCTCAGCTGGCAACGcagaagaaggggaggggcgccgcctcAACCAGCAGCGCAGAGAAGAGGGGAAGGGGCGCCGCCACAACCAGCAGCACAGAGAAGAACGAGGAGGGACACTGCCTCAACCAGCGGCGCAAAGGAGAGAGCAGAGAGGCGCTGCCCCAACTGGCGTAGAGGATTTGGGAGGGAGGTGCGTCAGGGGAGTGCACCTCACTCGCCGGCGGGTGGAGCAAGAAGCTCCAGCGGCATGGAGAGCCGTGGCTCTGTTACCATGTTAGGGAAGAATGAGCAGAACATTATCCATTGCATTGACTAGGGTTACACATATACAATGTATGGGCCAAATGGGCCATGAGGCCTACATGGGCTagaaagagaaaagggaagGAAATTGTATATCTCTCTCTATATATTAACACGAATAATACAATGTCCACAAATTTACACTTATTGAAAGGGTAGGACTACAAAATTGTTTTCATCGAGGCGAGTTGGCATCTTGGCGAGGGGGAAAGGAAGCTGCGAGGCAAGGGCCCCGACTCACGAGTCACCGAATTGAACCATCAAGCTGCATCGCCTAGGGTTTTCCGGAGCGACAGCGATGGCGACGTTCTAGGCGAGGAAGGTGCTGACCTATGGGTCCAAGGCTTTCGGCACCAaaggtctctctctctctctctccacatcCAGTGCAGCCTTTGATTTCGAGTTTAAATGTGATTCATGTGTGCCGTACGAGTAGTTGCGTGATGAGAACTTGCGATAGCGTGCATGTATTGGATTTTGTTGTGACGTTAGGACCCACGATAGGCCGCATGTATTGTATTTTGGCCTGATGCAATCTCAGTATTCGTATTTAGTAACGTATCTGTTGGATTTTTTTGTGGTTATACGTTCTATTTGTCTGCAGGGGCCTTGTGGTcgtgttttagtttttttaatgtAATTTTGGCAGAATTCGTCTCTGTAAAATTCACTGAAAGTGGTGAGTTGCAATGATAAAAAATCAATAGAGATTAGAGAGAGGGTGTTCCTGCATTGTTTCTCATGCACCTTTGATTGGGTTTCCCAGGTTACCATTTTGCAAATTAGCTAAGATGTTGCACGACCATTCCCTCCATTTCCGCCCCAAAATGAAACATTCCATTACTTccaataaatatttttgttgtatGTGAGATTTCATAGTTTCACGTTGAATAACTTATTTAGTGTCGGCATCTGATGTTCATACATCTTCTCCTTCAGTTTAGATCTTTGTTTTGCTTCACCTTATTATTTATAGCATCTAGTCCTAGAATTTTTATCCTCATGTTGGCCCTCAAGGTGATCTCCTGCAATGGGAGTTGTCTTTGCTACTGCACAACATCTAATCTCCATATCACTTCATTTGCTATCACGAGCTGTAAATTGGTATTTGCAATCCTCATTCTACCCTATTTGTTGAGTGCCTTAGCTGTTTCGTCATCAAACTGTAGAATTCAAAAGGAATCATTTCTGTGGACTAGTCTTTCGCAATGTTTGCAGCACTGTTTCTTTGGATCTACACATTTGAATTCAGAAATGTTTAAATCTGAAGCCATCTGAGTGATGTAAATGATCTGATATCACTGTTGGCAGTGCTGAGAATTGGCAGGTCATGAAGAGATCTTCCCATTCCATTGTGCACAAATCCGTCCATCCTTGCAAAAGTTGGGTTCTATTGCTTGTTTGAGGAATTGAACTATCTCATCATGTATTTCAGCTCCTTGATTTGCATTGCATCCATGGCTGCTTTAAACTTGCCCATGAGCCTTCTATTCAAATATAGGTTATTCTTGTCCAAATCTTGTAATGTGATGGTAAGTCACCCAGTTGTTGGTGCTACCAACCAATGATTAAACTTTGGTTATAAAAAATGGTGTCTCACTGTCTGTTGGTTTCAATGATGCAACAATTGAACCTTGGGTGGCTGGCCTGCGGTTCTTTTTCTCAACCTTAGATGCAATGACATGGGTCGAGGGTTtatgtgcgtgtgcgtgtgcatgtgtgtgcgtgtgtccGAAACTTGGTAGATCTATAGATGAGGCTAAAATTGCTTCAACAATTAGCCATTCATGTAAGGTAGGTGGATTGATGGCCTTAAGCCTCTTGATGAACTGCACCTTCTGTTGATCTTTTTTATGTAGACAAAAACAAAATTGTCTTGGTTTAATGTTATAGTTGTGTTGACGTTCATACAATTTTTCTAGGTTTGTAGTCTCTATTCTTCTTATGAGATTCTTCTACTCCATGGATATATATCTTAGATTTGAGATGTGATGATGTCTATCTGTGATGTAATCTTAGGCTTCAATGTAACTATCAGAGAATCTGCATGTTTATTACTGTGATGTGACTCATCCCACATAGATTGTTTTATATGTTGTTTTTCTACTAAAATTGGTCCCATTGTTTATTCAGATCCCTTTGAGAAGACTTTGTGATGGGTCTTCTTCCGAGTGTTCCATCCCGTTCATTCAAATATGATATCTTAACTTCATGGTTACCTAACCCAATATGGCGTTAATAATTGCAAACTAACTGTTGTCCTTTCTAAAGAAAATTGAGCTCATTGAATCAAATGCTAAGATTGAGAAAGAGGTGCTTAAAGTGGATCACAAAGTTGATAAAGCTGTAGCGGATCTTAAGAAGTATATGAAAAATGAGCTCAACAAACTAAATCTGAAAGTGTGCTTTTATTTGTCATTTAAATTCTTCTACTAGTTCTTATTTCCTGTTGTTTGTTTGTTATTTTAATTGTTTTTGTTCTTGACTTTCctatttatttaattatgcTAGAAGAAATCACAAGAATCAAGAACAAAGTTGATAAAGCTTTGGCTCAAATTAAGAAGGACATGAAAAGCCAGTACCTGCTTTTATTTGTCACTTAAATTCTTCTACTTGTGCTTATTTCGTCTTTGTTTGATagtccctccatcccaaattactattctttttttgcttttctagattcatatgcAGCAATATTGAGAAATCGGTGCCCCGAACTTGACACCGACTTCCTAGAAGTGGCACCAAAATAGTGTGCTATCACTTCTTTTGTAAACCCTTACCCACACTACTTCGAGAAAACTTTCGTACTGACACCAATGTGGGAGACCAACTCTCTACAAGGACACTCAAATCTTTATTTACTACTCAATTTGATACAAGATTCACTTGCACACTCTTTGTGTGGCTATCCTACCATGAACCACTACACTACAGGGTTACCTTGCAATCTCCTACTTGAGACCTCTTATGTCATGGTATGGCTAGaagggaggggagcacctctatttctaggtgctcatgatcattgtggtgttgtCATGTGACAACTTTCACACTCTTCCATACAAAACATCCTAACTCTAAaaccctcctcatccttatctagtttcttatatttctaccatggtaaaatatctagttctagagtattctagacttcaccatgaagcatggcaactatgACTCATacattctctccaattttctagaaccttcttaccttgtcatgatcttatccttatacatgacaaagttagtctcttgagatctccacaatcttttagaatgttccaagtatacattgcatatttcaacaagCAATATGGGACATGTGTTGTTTGTTCCTccataatttgggatggaagggGTATTTGTTGATATGCAGCAATGTATATGTGTTATTTGTTTGCTGTTTTAATTCTTCTACTTTTAATATTACTAATATGCAGCTATGCAAAGAAcattgtgagaccaagaacgAGATAAATTCGCTCTCCAAATCCTTTGATGTTCACACTCATCAAACAAGGTAAGATAAAATGCTGCTAATCTACTATGCCTTTGCCAAGCAGCAAATTATAATAATTATGCTGTTGTGTAGGGATACAATAAGTCACTCACATATGATTTGGGTAAATACAATGTGGGTAGTGTTTATCGGTACCACATTGTCATCAAAGCTTCATAGTTTCTTACCAACATTGTACCTAGTTTTGAAAATGGTTTCTATACCGTATCTTCATATGAACATGGAACTCCAATTAATTTTATTCCTGCCAATATACTAAAAAATTATTTCCTCTTAATCGCCGTAGGTGCGACCCTAGAACCAACTTCAACATTTGATGCATGAATTCGTTGATACCGGTAAGGTCCTAGACTTCTATTTTCCTAGTTCTTTTTTATTGTTATGCTATTTGTTCTAGGAGTGTGCTGATGAGAATGTTGACTATGTTCTTCCTAACTACTAATGCCGTCTTGAAACTGAATTAGCACACCACCCTTTTGGTAAATTTGATGCAACATGGACATTAGTACTAGGTTGATTGTTGACATATTGCTGCAGGTTAATTGTAGTCTCCAACTAATGGGTAGGGGATATACTGATGATTATGTTTTTCACCCATTAATTGTTGTACATGAAATTAGATTTTTCATCACCAAGATAGTCATTGGTGCATAAGTATACTATCGTATAGAGACTGAAATTTATTTTACAATAGTCATTTGTATTTATATTTTACCCGCGCTCAGATATAGACATTGGTAGTTCGGTTTTTTAAAACTTATATATTCTATATGATGTCCTTCCGCCTTTAGCAAATCTCCATGCTTGTACAGTCAATTTCTTTTGGGATAATCACATGATAATTTTCAATAGAGAACATGTTCTAGATTTAAGATTCTACCACTCAGATTCATATTTAACTCTACTGTTGAATTACTTGTTATACCTttcgttccaaaatgtaggtggTTCTAGTTTTgtctaagtcaaacttctctaactttgatcaaatttgtagaaaaatatattaacatctacagTGCCAAATGAATGCACTACGAAGGCATATTTCATGGTGGATTTAATAAAATAAGTTGATGTTGGTTCATTTTTCCTGGATGGGCATTGGCTGGCTGGGAGATCATCTACATGACGGTTTTTGCATGGGGGTGATAATGGGCTGATAGAGCAGTTAGAGTTTTGGGAAGGCTGCCTCTCCATCTTTGGTAAGTAATTGTTGGTGTTTTTATGtaaaagaaaatcaaaaggaTGTCCATTTCTTATTAGATGTGGCTTCATTAGACGGCTAGGTTTGTATTCAGTAATACAGGAGGTTTGAGCAACTACATTCTATTTACTCACTTTATTATGATATCCAACTTAGAATTGAAATGAGAAGCCTTTGTATCAATTGTTTTATTTCCCCATGAATGGTAATTTTTTAGTAGATAAAGCTTGTGTTTAACCGGTCAGTCATTTATTCTATAGTTTGAtctttttattttgaaattcAGATGCATGGTTTTGGTCTTATTGATGTGCTGGCATTTTAATTGCCATGgtttatttttctataatttcagGTTGTGTTGGAGGCAGAGGGGCTGTGAGGGGTTGTGGATGCTTGAAAATTGTTAACATTTTAGTGGTGCTCAGTGTATCGAAAGCAGGCCCTTCTGTATGCACTTAACCCCTTAGGAAGTTAGATCATCACTTAAACTCGTTTATGGTGGACGACGAAACTAGGTCGTATTATACCAGCATTTTTGTAAGCGCATCTTTTAGCATAGTCACCTTTTAGCATAGTCACTTCATAGCATGAAACACTGTGATGCTGGTTTAAGCATGTTGATGGTGGATGTTAATCTAGGACGAAGGCTTTTTTTGTCTGCGCTTCTTTCAGAATAGatccaaatgttgtcatgatgtTTCTTCTTTCAGGATAAATCATGTACTCCAAGCACACGCACACAGACTATTGTTAATTTGCTTTGCCCACAAGCAAGTCATCTTCAGCGGTTCACCACGGATCCACCAGACCACCACTATTTCGGCCACCATCCTCGCTTGCCACCATCGTCTGTGGCTGCCTCCCTATGCCAGTGTGCCGTACAGGTACATCCCACTAAAGATCCGAGCTTTCTAGCGTATCATGATCGTGGCGGCGTTGGAATAATGGATTTTCCTCTGGCAATGGTGTTGCTGGTGGATTTGGACGTAAGGGAGCGCATCgtaatttcctttttcttgtgtGGTTTCCATGTGAAGTGGTTGCTTTATGTATTTTCGTACGTGCCTTCAGGCAAACggttcctcaaaaaaaaacgATGGTGGCGGTGAAGGGCGGCAACCCAAAGGAATATCGCGGCCTACATGATTATTGATTAAGGAGGTGATtgggttggagttgctctaaaccTGCAACAACATACTATGTTACTTGCAGCTTTAGGCCATTCTCAATGGTAGATTTTATGGGATAGTTTCCAAGATAGCCGCATGATCCAAACTAATTTGTGTGGATTGATAAAATCATACCTCCAATGTTTTTCGTATCACAGTGTTATAGGCAAGTCATAAACTTTAATTACGATGCACGTGATTGGAGGAAatgagatgaaatgaaactttgtAATTCTTAATGGCAATTTCAATGCATTTCATGTCTTGGAAATAGTGTACACCCCGTTTTATTCCCATGAAACCCatttcttctccctcctcgtAAATAACTTGCCATTTCATCATATTTGCTGATGTGACATGTCATTTAGGGCGGCCACAATGGGTAAAAAAGTGACCTTAAGGCAATGATTACTCTCCGCAGTACTCATCGTGGAAATGCACCTCAAGCAAAAAAATCTTAGGGTGCACCTCAAGCTTAAGGTGCACCTtaagcaaaaaaaaactattttctCTCTGCCCTCAGCTCCCCATCACATCCTTTCTCTTTCCTCAGATATCGTTGAAGGCAGCAGGAATTTTTATCTCCAGTGGGTCCTGTCTTCGATCCAATTTGGATCATAGCATTGTGGCCGTGGCTGTAACAAAGTTCAACTATTCGTGGACTCACTTTTAAATTCATGTTAGAATATACATATTGACTATGCCTTTAATGGGAGTGAAACCTCACTAAGAATGCTCTCACGCTTCGCACGCTACACCTCCTTCCTTGAGACAAGTCGCAGAAAAACAGGGAACCAGCGTCAAGTCAGAAAATGGCGTGGGTTCTTAGCATGCCGTGCATAGCTAGTAGCCGGCGACTGGCACGGCGGCAGCGTCGAGCGGCAGCACCATGGACCATCCAAGCAGCCAAGCGGCCAAGCGGGAGCTCGTGCCTTCCCCACCGACCGCTCCTCGTGTCGTGTCGATAAAATTTGCCCCGAAAAAGATATCCCGGTCTGAGATCCGGGACCCACAAAACCCACATCGGATCACTACCACCGGACCCACCGCCAGTCCAGCATGGTCAACGAGTTCATTCCCAGGCCTACTGCCTGGGCCCACACAGAACCCGCTACGCGTGTCACTAGGGGTTGGGGTCAACGCATCTGGGCCAAAGCTTCCACCGCCAGCAGATCTCGCCGTCGCGTCGCCGTCcatgccgccgcgcccgcgccaccgcctccgcctccacctattctccctcctcctcgtgGCGCTGGCACGCGCGGCCGTAGCACGCGGTGGCGCGGTGGAGGACGCCGCCTGCGGCGCGGCGAACCGCACCGACGCGGCCTCGCTCCGCCCGGACCGCCTCACGGTGCTCCTGAGCGGCTACTCGGAGCGGCGCCTCCCGCTGCTCCGCGCCATCGCGGGGGCCTACGCCGCGCACCCGCTGGTCCTCGCCGTGGTCGTGCTCTGGTGCAACCCTTCCAccccggaccgcctcctcctccgcggcggcggcgggttcccGCCCCGCGTCgctctccgccgcgccgcctcggcgTCCCTCAACTACCGCTTCCTCCCGCGCCCCTCCGACATCCgcacggccgccgtcgccgtagcCGACGACGACGTGCTCCCAGACGCCGCGGCCCTCTCCTTCGCGTTCGCCgcctggcagcagcagcagcagccggcggcgccgggccaCCCGGGCGCGGGCCCCCTCGTCGGCTTCTTCCCGCGGTCGCACCACCTCGACCTCGCCCGCGGGAGGTGGGCGTACACGGCGGCGCAGCCGGGGCGGTACTCCATGGTGCTCACCAAGTTCATGGTCCTCGGGACCGACCTCCTCTACAAGTACTCGTGCTCACCGGAGCttgcggccgcgcgcgccgtggTGGACCGGGAGCGCAACTGCGAGGACATCCTCATGAacttcgtcgccgccgaggagtCCAGCACGGGGCCTGTGCTCGTCGAGGCCGGTAGCATTAGGGACTGGGGCGACCCGAGGAACGACGTGAATGCCGGCGCAGGCGAGGACGGAGGCGCGATGAAGGATGTTGGGCTGAGCGCCACAGGCGGGTTGGGGCACTGGGAGAAGAGAGGGGAGTGCATCACCGAGTTCCACCGGCTTCTGGGGAGAATGCCGCTGCGGTACAGCTACGGGAAGGTGATGGAGGCCACCATCGGCGAGCAAGGGCTCTGCAGCAAAGGTGGCCGCCTAGTCCGGTGCGACCAGGAGTAGCTGAAGCCTGCCAATGGCGTGTGCCGGACTGCCGGTAAGCCTTCAGTGATGACTGACAACATCTTTGCAGTTGCAATGTTGTAGTGTGACACAATTTGGTGGATAATgtgatttgaattcaaaataAGCGTCACAACTTTGAGAGTTTAAGCCGATGCTGAATTACTATCTAGGAGGCGTTTGATTTGGAGCCATATTTTGGGTTTAGATACTAGCCGGGGGCTGCTTGGTTGATACAGCCTTTTGCTCTAATGCATGACAACTCGGCAACCTGTGTTTCAGGGATTAGAGCTGTCAAAGAAAGGTGTTACATGAAGAATTGGATGTGGCACACAAGTTTGAATCTGGAGCCGGCTGATGTGGGTTTCAGAACTCTTAAACTGATCCCGGTTCATACTGGGACTATGATGACAAAACTTCTGGGCAACTCAAAGTCTTTAACACCGCTGATGTGGATACGTCATGAATCCCCGTTTAGCATGGCATTTGGAAAGGAATGTTTCTTATGTGAAGAATCCTTGGCTGGCACTTCTAGCAGTAACGTTGCAGGAGAAAGACCATCATGGAATCATATCTGGTCATGCAGCCATTTGGAAAGGAACGGTTTAGCTGTAGCTTGTTCGTGTGTGGAAGCTCTGTGATTTTCTTCGCAGTGGTGTCAAAGCCTTACGGTCATTGAATCAGAGTGTCCAAAGCTGATTGAAGCAATGAAGAACTGTGGCTATGACAGATCGGAGATCAGCTTTT
The genomic region above belongs to Setaria italica strain Yugu1 chromosome VI, Setaria_italica_v2.0, whole genome shotgun sequence and contains:
- the LOC101781944 gene encoding glycosyltransferase family protein 64 C3, yielding MPPRPRHRLRLHLFSLLLVALARAAVARGGAVEDAACGAANRTDAASLRPDRLTVLLSGYSERRLPLLRAIAGAYAAHPLVLAVVVLWCNPSTPDRLLLRGGGGFPPRVALRRAASASLNYRFLPRPSDIRTAAVAVADDDVLPDAAALSFAFAAWQQQQQPAAPGHPGAGPLVGFFPRSHHLDLARGRWAYTAAQPGRYSMVLTKFMVLGTDLLYKYSCSPELAAARAVVDRERNCEDILMNFVAAEESSTGPVLVEAGSIRDWGDPRNDVNAGAGEDGGAMKDVGLSATGGLGHWEKRGECITEFHRLLGRMPLRYSYGKVMEATIGEQGLCSKGGRLVRCDQE